The Brevibacillus choshinensis genome includes the window TAGGAATTAATTTGCTTCCCCACGCTGTGCGTGTTCTTACCAATCTTGGGTTGGCAGAAGAACTTGCAAATGTGGGACTGCCAACAGCAGAACTGATATACCACAATAAATATGGCCAACAAATCTGGAGCGAACCAAGAGGTATCGCTGCCGGCTATCGATGGCCACAATACTCCCTCCTGCGAGGAAAGCTGCAAATGCTTCTTCTTCATGCAGTCAAAGAACGAATGGGGGAGAAGGCGGTCATCCCAGGTCATCATCTGGCTTCGTTTCAGATTGGCGAGCATGGAGTAGAGGCATCCTTTGTGAATCGCAAAACTGGAGCCCTGTTAGGTTCACGACAAGCAGATATCCTAATCGGAGCTGACGGTATTCATTCAGTTGTACGCCGTAGCTTCTACCCAAATGAAGGAATCCCCAAATTTAGCGGAAGAATGCTTTGGCGTGGTATAACACTGTCTGACTCCTTTCTAACTGGGCGTTCCATGATAATGGCGGGGCATCAGGATCAAAAATTTGTCGCCTACCCAGCCTGCCCTATAGCTGCATCCCAAGGCGCTTCTCTCATTAATTGGATTGCGGAGCTGCGTGTTGGTGGCGATACACCACCGAGGAACGATTGGAATCGTCTCGCTGACAAGCTCGACTTCGCTCCTGCTTTCTCGGATTGGCATTTTGCTTGGTTGGACGTGGAGAAGTTGATCCAAAAGACATCGCTCGTATATGAATTCCCAATGGTGGATCGCGATCCATTGCCACGATGGAGTTTTGAGCGTGTGACTCTTCTCGGTGATGCCGCACATCCAATGTATCCTATCGGATCGAATGGGGCATCGCAGGCGATTCTTGACGCTGAAGCATTGGGACAAGCACTAGTTGGTACCACAGATGCAAAAAGCGCTCTTGCACAATATGAAGAAGTCCGGATGAAACCTACTGCTGCCATTGTGCAAAGCAACAGGGAGATGGGCCCAGAGAAAGTGATGCAAATAGTGGAAGAGCGTGCCCCAAAAGGATATGCAAAACTTGAAGACATTATATCCAGGACGGAACTGGAACAAATCGCTACTCATTACAAACAACTGGCCGGATTTGATCCGAATTTGTTGAACAAACACAGTGCAAATGATAGATGAGAAGGAGCAAAAAATGATTGAACATATCGTATTAATCAAATTTTCACCGAACACATTGAAAGAACAAATCGACGAGGTTATTCAACAAACCAAAGCATTCCGTGGAGTGATTCCGGGAATTATTGACCTTCAAGAAGGACATAACTTTTCAGAACGTAGCCAAGGTTATGACTTGGGGTTGACAGTTCGTTTGGTAAATAAAGAGGCACTTGAAAAGTATCAAGTTCATCCAAAACACAAGGAAGTTCGCAGATATATGGAAGAGATTGGCTTACTCGATATCATTGTGGTCGACTTCGAAATTGATTAGCACGACAAGCTCACTAACAAAGATTCATAGTGATGGATAAGAAATCAGCTTGCTCTCGACAAGTATGCTAAATTGCATCGGAAGTGAAAGAACAGGTTGAAAACCCCCTTGAAACAGCAAAGTTTCGGATTGGCATGTTGCTTGATGACCAGATTCGAACGCACATCAAACAAGGGGGGATTTTCAGTGGCAGATATCGTTGTGCTAGGAGCAGCGGGAGCAGGTGTCCATGTCTGTTTTCCAAAGACCTTGTTAGGGAGGGATCACAATGAACAGGGAGGATTCTCTTTTCGTAGAGGCAGCATGTATTCCATGTCCAGCTTCTTTTGAGGAAGTTGTCTTGGCAGCGATTCAATCAAATGCGAAGTGGTTTGTTCTTACAGCAGAGGAGACGATTATCGGATGCGTACAACGTAAGGCGATTTTTGAAAAACTTCAAAACGCAGGGCTCTCTCGATTGCAATCATTGACCTACAAAGATATTCTCATGGAGGCAGTAGCGGTTCATGAGAGCGATGATATCGATACAATGCTCAAAATGGACAAAGTTGTCGTACTCCAGGATGAAGAGGGTAAGATCAAGGGAGTCGTGGATTGGGAGTTTAACGAACAGCTAAGTGAATTTGGATTGCAAGACAAGTGGATGTTACATGAGTTGCAAGCTGTCTTCCAAAACTTTTATCACAGCATCTTCGTAACGGACGGAAAAGGAACCGTGATCAAGGTTACCGGGCAGGACGATTTGCAATATATCGGAAAAAATGTGTTTGAGCTTGAGCGAGAACGCGCTTTTTACCCTTCCGTCTCCGTGAAAGTATTGCAATCAGGAAAACGGGAAAAATGTTTGCAATACACGCCCACCGGAGAGGTGTTCATGATCGAATCCATCCCCATCACCAATAAGGCGGGCGAAATTGAACGAGTCGTGTCGATCACGAAAGACACGTCGGAAATGAATAAATTGACAACCCAGTTAGATGAGTTGAAAACTCTCTTGGAACGCTACCAGCGCGATGCAAATCGCATGCATCCACCGCAAATCGATGAAAAACCTTTGATCTACAAAAGCAAGGAGATGCAACACCTGATGGAGCGGGTCAAATCCGTTGCATCCGTCGATACCTCCATTCTCATTTTAGGAGAGACAGGTGTAGGCAAGCAGATCGTGGCAAACCGGATACACATAGAGAGCCATCGACGTGACAAGCCTTTTTTCACCGTTAACTGTGGCGCTATACCGGATAATTTGTTGGAATCCGAATTGTTTGGTTACGAAGAAGGGGCATTTTCAGGGGCGCGAAAAGGTGGAAAGCTTGGGATATTTGAGCTTGCGGACAAAGGGACTGTATTTTTGGATGAAATTGGTGAACTTCCACTCCATCTTCAAGTAAAGCTGCTACATGTCCTGCAGGAAAAAACAATCATGAGAGTGGGCGGTGGAAAAGCCAAAAAGGTTGATGTGAGGATCATAACTGCGACGAATCGAAAATTGGAAAAGATGGTTGAAAACGGGACCTTTAGACAAGATCTCTACTATCGAATCAATATTATCCCGATTCATATTCTACCTCTTCGCGATAGAAGAGAAGATATAAGCTCTTTAATCTACCACTTTCTTGATTTTTTTAATAAAAAATACGACAGGAGCGTTCACATCCACGCAAATCAATTGGAACAACTTCTTGCTTATTCTTGGCCCGGGAACGTTCGAGAATTGGAAAATGCCATCGAAAGATTTACAGTTACAGGCCAACTGGACAGCAACATCAAACATGACAAAATTGTTGCACTCAACTTCATTGAAAAGGAAATGGGGATTTCGGACGAAGAGTTTCCTCGGTTACTTACATTTTTAGAAGAAGTTGAAAAAATGATTCTCAAAAAGGCAATGGGAAGGTGTAAGACGACTAGAGAAATGGCCGCTTGCCTTGGAGTAAATCAATCAACTATAGTCAGAAAAATACAAAAATACAAAATTGATTAGAGGTGGAGTATCCCATTGACATAGAGGATAATCAGAACGGAACAAAATGTTTATCGAGGATAATTGGGGTATGCATGGAGGAAGCCACGACTGTCGGGTGGTCAGCAGCAGCGTGTCGCGGTCACACGGGTAATTGTCAATTATCCGTGCGTCTTGCTGCTGGATGAGCCCCTGGAAGCTAATGAACAATGGATGCATTGAAGTGATACTTTTCATCGCATTTATCATCGTGTACGTCACGCTGGATTTAAACAAAAACAAATGTGTTTGTATCCTCAGTAAGAAAAGATGCAAAAAAGCATCAAAAAACGCGATGCATGATGCCTTCTTGTACAGTGAGAAAGCAGATCCAGCGCACAAGGCATGACATGTTGGCGATGGCATCGTTCTTGCGTATTGGGAAATAGAAAGGACAAAACGTTGGGAGGTTCTATAATGGCATCTTCGTCTATCATGCGAAAACTCAAAATGGCTGCGTCGGTTGCGGGAGAGGCTGCAGCGAAAAAGGTCTCAGTTGAGCAAGTAATCGAACAGCGGTTTCAACAAAAGGTCTCACGCAGAGAATTTTTGCAAAATGCCCTGATGGCGACAGCGGTAATGGCAGTGCCTCCAGCCGTTTGGAATCTGGGAACGCGGATCGCTCATGCGAAGACCTCACCGCGTGTCGCAGTGGTGGGTGCCGGACTGGCGGGTTTGACGTGTGCGTACCGGTTGAAACAAGCGGGTATTTTGGCAGATGTCTATGAAGCCTCGACGCGTGTAGGGGGACGTTGTTTTTCAAAAACGGACGGTTTTGCAAACGGACAAATTATTGAACGTGGAGGAGAGTTAATCAACTCGGATCACCAAGCACTATTGCGCATCATTTCTGAGCTGAACTTGCGAGTGGATGACTTATGGGAGGCAGAAAAACCAGGAACCGAGTTTAAATTATATATGAATGGCGACTTCTATTCCCTGGAAGAGATCGGCAATGCGTTCACGGAAATATGGGATAAACTGCAAAAGGATGTACGGAAAGCGGGGTATCCGACGCTATATAACAATTATACAAGAGGGGGATGGGAACTGGACCACATGTCGGTTATCGATTGGATCGAGGAGACAATTCCAAATGGAGTTAACTCAAAATTCGGACATTTAATCGATGTCGCATACATGAGCAGTGTTGGGTTGGAGAGTAAAAATGTAAGCGCGATCACGCTCATAAATGGAATGGGCCAATCCAGCAGAAATGAATTCGAGCCATTCGGCCCTTCTGATGAACGGTACCATGTACGTGGCGGAAACGGTCAAGTTCCCGAAGGATTGGCAAGAATGCTGAAGGATCAAATCTATACTTCCGCACCTCTTAACGCTGTGTCGCAAAACTCAGATGGCTCCTATACGCTGGGGTTTTCGGGAAGCACACAAAATGTAAAGGCGGATCTTGTCGTGCTTGCCTTGCCTGTCGCGACATTGCGTGATGTTGATCTGAGCAGAGCGGGATTCAGAAGATTGAAGCTAACCGCAATTGAAGAAATGGGGGTAGCTACCAACTCAAAGCTGGCCGTCCAATTTACTGACCGTCATTGGGAAGATCTAGGCAGCAGCGGGGCAATCGTTTCAGATGTCTTCCAGAACTCGTGGGATGCGACCCGAGGTCAATCAGGTACTTCAGGCATCCTGATCAATTTTACTGGAGGACCAGCAGGGCTCAGCTTCAAAACCGGTTCACCCAAATCGCATGCGACCGAATTTTTGCAACAAATTGAACCGATGTTGCCAGGGCTCACAGACAAATGGAACGGAAAAGCAACCGTTGATTGTTGGCCCGCCTACAAATGGACGAAGGGCTCTTACTCTTGCTACAAAGTAGGGCAGTACACCAAATTTGGCGGCATTATGGGAGAACCAGAAGGGAACTGCTTCTTTGCAGGCGAGCATACCTCTCTGCAGTATCAGCAGTTCATGAATGGTGCAGTTGAAACAGGAGAACGCGCAGCGCAGGAAGTGCTGTCCCGCTTGCAAGAAACAGCTTCTATCTCAACCGAACAAAGAGTTTGAAAAGAATGACAACCCTCAGGAGAGGAATCGATGCGCAATGTTATCTAGCATTGGGATACCTGGTTTGATTTTGATTTTGGTCATCGTCCTTATCCTGTTCGGCCCCAGAAAACTGCCTGAAATCGGGAAAGCTGTTGGCCGGACGTTAACCGAATTCAAATCGGCAACGAGAGATCTGACGAGAGATGAGAACGACGGAAAACGTGGTCCTGCGATACAAGTGGAGACAGCAGCTACCTCGCCTGGTAAACCCGACAATACGAAGACGATGAGCTGAGGAACAACACCATTCTTTATTCCCTGTACAAAGGAGGTTACATCATGCAAACACCGGTTCTGAAAAGATCACTTTCCCTTTTTCACGTCGTGATTTTTGGTGTCTCCTATATGGTTCCGGTTACCGTTTTCACAACTTATGGGGTAGCCACTCAGGTATCTCAAGGGATGCTCCCCGCAGCCTATGTATTTACTTTGCTAGCGATGGTATTTACTGCGTATAGCTACGGGAGAATGGTGAAAGTTCTGCCGAGTTCCGGCTCTGCGTATACGTATACGCAAAAGGCGTTTAACCCGCATATTGGTTTTTTGGTGGGATGGGCTATTTTAATGGACTATTTATTCATGCCAATGCTTAACTATCTAGTTGGCAGCATGTATTTGTCATCGTATTTTCCAACAGTTCCCCCGTCACTTTGGATCGTTGTACTCATCTTGATTACCACGGTCATCAGCATTTTTGGAGTAAAGCTAGCGACCACGATAAACGGGTTAATCATTCTTTATCAATACCTCTTCCTCATTGTCTTTGTTGGTTTGTCCATCCATGGAATCCTAAATGGAATAGGAACAGGAACACTTCTGTCCATCAAGCCATTCTATAATCCTGAAGTTCCAATTTCATCTGTAATCTCGGCCGCCTCTATTCTTTGTCTCTCTTTCCTTGGATTTGATGCGGTTACAACCGTATCAGAAGAAACGATTCAACCAGAAAAAAATATTCCGAAAGCCATCGTGATCATCACCTTGCTATGCGGAGGACAGTTTATCTTTATTTCGTATATTGGGCACATGATTTTTCCAGACTATCATCTGTTTCAAAATGCTGACACCGCATCAGCGGAATTGATGACGTTTATTGGCGGAAATTTGTTAAACTCCATTTTCATTGCGGGGACCGTACCGATCGTTTTGGCCGTAAATCTTGTGACCAAAGCGAGTGTGACCCGTATTTTATATGCAATGGGACGAGATTCCGTTCTACCTCCTAAAGTGTTTGGCTATATTCATCCCAAGTTCAAGACTCCTGTATTCAACATTGTGATAGTGGGCCTTCTATCGTTGACAGCTTTGTTTGTTGATTTGGTCACAGCTACCTCGTTCATCAACTTTGGGGCGCTGGTTGCTTTCACTTTTGTGAATTTGTCCGTTATTGCCTGGTATGTAGTTAGGCACAAACGCCGTTCACCCAAAGATCTGCTCCAGTTTCTCATTCTCCCACTAATCGGTGCAGGCTTCACGTTCTGGTTATGGGCGAATCTGGATTATCATTCGTTAACGCTTGGAGCCATTTGGGTCGGACTCGGCTTCCTCTATCTTCTGTATCTGACGAGGATGTTTACCAAACGGCCACCAGAGCTAGATTTTAGTGAAGTAGAAGCAGAGAAAGAGGTAGGAGCATAATGCATAAACAAAGGAGAGTAGAAGAAATGGAGCCAAATCAAAAAGCAACGATTGTACTATCCAGCAATGCCGTATTCACCGGTTTGCATGATCATCCTATACCTGCGTCGATTGCTATAACGGCAAACGAAATCGTTGCTGTCGGTACCGAGTCGGATATCAAACCCTGGATTGGAAGTGAAACGAAAGTTTACCATTTTGGAGATCAATTGATCATGCCTGGTTTCCATGATTTTCATGTACATGTCATCATCGGGAGTCTTTTTAAGGATAGTGTCAATCTTTTTCATGCTCGTTCGGAAGAGGAAGCAGTCGAGCTCGTTCGTCGGCACGCCGAATCTAGACCGAATGAAGAGTGGATCATAGGGACGAGTTGGGATTCCAGCCATTGGGAGAGCAATACTCTTCCCCATCGCTCCTCGCTGGATCGCGTGTTTCCTGACCGGCCGGTTTTTCTACCACATTATGAGGGACACTTTAGCTGGGTAAACAGCAAAGCATTGGAAATGTTGAAGATCAATCGCTACACAGAAAATCCTCCTTTTGGGGAAATCGCCAAGGATGAGAAAGGGGAGCCAACTGGAATCTTATACGAACAAGCAAGCCAATTGGTGGCGAATGTGGCTTTTCAAGTCTCTCATGAAAAAAACCAAAGCTTGTTCAAGGATTTTCTTTCCTATGCGGCAAGGCTAGGAGTAACATCCGTTAATGATCTCTACGCGATGGGAAAGGACAGATTATTCGAACACTTCGATTTGTACAGGGAGTTTGATGAAAAAAATGAGCTCTCCGTTCGCATCCACGTATTTCCTGCTC containing:
- a CDS encoding flavin-dependent oxidoreductase, giving the protein MLSVKTAMIIGGGIGGLVTALQLHQVGISVQIFESVEEIRELGVGINLLPHAVRVLTNLGLAEELANVGLPTAELIYHNKYGQQIWSEPRGIAAGYRWPQYSLLRGKLQMLLLHAVKERMGEKAVIPGHHLASFQIGEHGVEASFVNRKTGALLGSRQADILIGADGIHSVVRRSFYPNEGIPKFSGRMLWRGITLSDSFLTGRSMIMAGHQDQKFVAYPACPIAASQGASLINWIAELRVGGDTPPRNDWNRLADKLDFAPAFSDWHFAWLDVEKLIQKTSLVYEFPMVDRDPLPRWSFERVTLLGDAAHPMYPIGSNGASQAILDAEALGQALVGTTDAKSALAQYEEVRMKPTAAIVQSNREMGPEKVMQIVEERAPKGYAKLEDIISRTELEQIATHYKQLAGFDPNLLNKHSANDR
- a CDS encoding Dabb family protein codes for the protein MIEHIVLIKFSPNTLKEQIDEVIQQTKAFRGVIPGIIDLQEGHNFSERSQGYDLGLTVRLVNKEALEKYQVHPKHKEVRRYMEEIGLLDIIVVDFEID
- a CDS encoding sigma-54 interaction domain-containing protein codes for the protein MNREDSLFVEAACIPCPASFEEVVLAAIQSNAKWFVLTAEETIIGCVQRKAIFEKLQNAGLSRLQSLTYKDILMEAVAVHESDDIDTMLKMDKVVVLQDEEGKIKGVVDWEFNEQLSEFGLQDKWMLHELQAVFQNFYHSIFVTDGKGTVIKVTGQDDLQYIGKNVFELERERAFYPSVSVKVLQSGKREKCLQYTPTGEVFMIESIPITNKAGEIERVVSITKDTSEMNKLTTQLDELKTLLERYQRDANRMHPPQIDEKPLIYKSKEMQHLMERVKSVASVDTSILILGETGVGKQIVANRIHIESHRRDKPFFTVNCGAIPDNLLESELFGYEEGAFSGARKGGKLGIFELADKGTVFLDEIGELPLHLQVKLLHVLQEKTIMRVGGGKAKKVDVRIITATNRKLEKMVENGTFRQDLYYRINIIPIHILPLRDRREDISSLIYHFLDFFNKKYDRSVHIHANQLEQLLAYSWPGNVRELENAIERFTVTGQLDSNIKHDKIVALNFIEKEMGISDEEFPRLLTFLEEVEKMILKKAMGRCKTTREMAACLGVNQSTIVRKIQKYKID
- a CDS encoding flavin monoamine oxidase family protein, with the translated sequence MASSSIMRKLKMAASVAGEAAAKKVSVEQVIEQRFQQKVSRREFLQNALMATAVMAVPPAVWNLGTRIAHAKTSPRVAVVGAGLAGLTCAYRLKQAGILADVYEASTRVGGRCFSKTDGFANGQIIERGGELINSDHQALLRIISELNLRVDDLWEAEKPGTEFKLYMNGDFYSLEEIGNAFTEIWDKLQKDVRKAGYPTLYNNYTRGGWELDHMSVIDWIEETIPNGVNSKFGHLIDVAYMSSVGLESKNVSAITLINGMGQSSRNEFEPFGPSDERYHVRGGNGQVPEGLARMLKDQIYTSAPLNAVSQNSDGSYTLGFSGSTQNVKADLVVLALPVATLRDVDLSRAGFRRLKLTAIEEMGVATNSKLAVQFTDRHWEDLGSSGAIVSDVFQNSWDATRGQSGTSGILINFTGGPAGLSFKTGSPKSHATEFLQQIEPMLPGLTDKWNGKATVDCWPAYKWTKGSYSCYKVGQYTKFGGIMGEPEGNCFFAGEHTSLQYQQFMNGAVETGERAAQEVLSRLQETASISTEQRV
- the tatA gene encoding twin-arginine translocase TatA/TatE family subunit, with protein sequence MLSSIGIPGLILILVIVLILFGPRKLPEIGKAVGRTLTEFKSATRDLTRDENDGKRGPAIQVETAATSPGKPDNTKTMS
- a CDS encoding APC family permease gives rise to the protein MQTPVLKRSLSLFHVVIFGVSYMVPVTVFTTYGVATQVSQGMLPAAYVFTLLAMVFTAYSYGRMVKVLPSSGSAYTYTQKAFNPHIGFLVGWAILMDYLFMPMLNYLVGSMYLSSYFPTVPPSLWIVVLILITTVISIFGVKLATTINGLIILYQYLFLIVFVGLSIHGILNGIGTGTLLSIKPFYNPEVPISSVISAASILCLSFLGFDAVTTVSEETIQPEKNIPKAIVIITLLCGGQFIFISYIGHMIFPDYHLFQNADTASAELMTFIGGNLLNSIFIAGTVPIVLAVNLVTKASVTRILYAMGRDSVLPPKVFGYIHPKFKTPVFNIVIVGLLSLTALFVDLVTATSFINFGALVAFTFVNLSVIAWYVVRHKRRSPKDLLQFLILPLIGAGFTFWLWANLDYHSLTLGAIWVGLGFLYLLYLTRMFTKRPPELDFSEVEAEKEVGA